A stretch of DNA from Desulfosarcina ovata subsp. ovata:
CGGAGTGTATGGAGTACATGCCCCTGAACGCAACGAGGTGCCCATCCTGCAAGCTTCCTGTCGGCAGGGTTGATCGGCATGGCAAAGCGTCACGCAAAACCGACTGGAAAGGATATCTCACCGCTATCGCCGCTTGGGCGTTTTTCTTCTTTTACATCTGGTGGGCCTTTTTAAGGGAGCATTAACCACCGGAGCCCATCCGGACAGCCCCCCAAAACAAAGCAGGCCGAACAAATACGACATTCAATGTGGCTGGCAAAACCGGGCTTGCGGTCACCGAGCAAGCGGATAATTTGGCAGGCGTATGCAAAAAACTCGCTTACCGCAAGGATCGAACAGTAATTTGCGTAGCAGCATAATGCCGGCGAATTTCTCCAAACAAAGGTTGACAACCGAGAAGAAATATATTAGGCCTCAATTTAAATAACTCAATTCTTAGCAAAAACCGTGTTAATAAGGAGGCTTGACCGAATGAAAGATGTTCAAAAAGAACTTTTAGCCGTTTCCAACGCATTATCTTCTCTTGTAAAACAAGTAGAGAAGATATCTGAAGTGCTTGATGCAGAAGCAAGCGGGGAGGCGGTTCCTGCAAAAAAAGCAAAAGCCCCGGCAAAAAAAGCAAAGCTTGCGGCAAAAAAAGCAAAAGCACCCGCCAAAAAAAGAGCCGCGAAAAAGAAGGCACCCGCCGATACAGCACCGGTAACACCAGCTGCGGCTGACAATTCGGCGACCATGCTGGAAAGTATTTTCGGAATGATCAGCAGGAGTCGTAACGGTATTACGGTAGAACGGCTGAAAAAACGAACCGGACTTGAAGCCCGTCAAGTCAGTAATGCCTTGTACAAGCTGACGAAAAAAGGAAAGGTCGAAACCATTTCCCGGGGGCTTTATGTGAAAAAGAAAAGCTGACGACTTCCTATAGTATTTAAGATAATGTTTTTGGCAAGGCCAGAGGGAGGAAGTTGTATTAGTCATACCGCGACGACCGATAACGCAGCCCAAAAGCATTATCTTGAATGCTATACCAGCATCCCCGGAGATCCGGACTATTCCCCGACTTGATTCATCCAGTCCAGTAAGGCCTTCCACTGCAATCATTCCTGAATAGGCAGTGGGGGGCTTTCTTCGTCCACTGCCTTGCCAAAACAACTGAAGGAATTTCCATGTCCCACCATATCGCTGCCGGCCTGACCCGATCGCACCGGTGGTATCGACATACGGCGCTTCTCACGGTACTGTTGATTATTTTCGGCGGGTTCGGTCCCACCGCAAATCACTCCGGCGTCTTTCATTCGGGCATCTTTTCTCCACAGCCGGCTGTAGCGGGACCGGCAACGGCACCCGGACCGGGCTGGGCCCATGAAACCAGCGACCTTAAACCCGACCCGAACATCGTATTCGGCCGGCTATCCAACGGCTTCCGCTACGTACTGATGCAAAACCAACGACCGGAAAACCGGGTCAGCCTTCATCTTTTTGTCCATGCCGGCAGCCTGAACGAAACCGAAGATCAGCGGGGTGTGGCCCACTTTCTGGAACATATGCTGTTCAACGGGTCCACTCACTTTCCACCGGGAGAACTGATCCGTTACTTCCAGAGCATTGGCATGCAATTCGGCAACGATGCCAATGCCCATACCGGATTCAACGAAACCGTTTACGATGTTATCCTTCCGCAGGGAGATGCACAAAATCTCGAAAAAGGCCTTCTTGTCATGCAGGATTATGCCATGGGCGCGCTGCTTCTGGAAGAGGAAGTCAAGCGGGAAAGCGGCGTCATTCTATCGGAAATGCGGTCGCGCGATTCAGCGGGATATCGGACGTTCAAGGCCACCTTAACGTTTGAGCTTCCCGATTTTCTGGTCTCCGAACGGCTGCCCATCGGCAAGGCGACGGTGGTCCGGCATGCGAACCGCAAACTGCTCAAATCGTTTTACGACGCCTGGTACCGGCCGGATAACATGATGCTGGTTATGGTCGGTGATTTTTCCATTCCCACCGCCAAGCCGCTGATCGAATCCCGGTTCGGCCCATTCACCGCCCGGGCGGCAGCGGCACAGCCGCCGGTTTTGGGTCATATCGCCCATCAGGGAGTTCAGGTCTTCTACCACCATGAGCCCGAAGCGGGCGGCACATCCGTCAGCATCGAAACCATCCGGTCCGAACCTCCGGCCGCAGATACGGCGCAGGCAAGGCATCAGCGGATGATTGAAGCGATGGCCGATCGCATCGTGCAAAGCCGCCTGGACAGCCGCCTGAAAGCACCGGAGACGCCGTTTACCTCGGCCGCCGTGGGCAGTGGAACCTACCTGAACCACATCCGCTACAGTGACATCTCGGCCGACAGCAGCGCCGAAAAATGGTCGCAGACCCTGGCTGCCATCGAGCAGGAGCTGCGCCGGGCGTTGCTTTACGGATTCCGCCAGGAAGAACTGGAACGGGTCAGAAAAGATGTTTTGAAGCAATTGGACAATGCCGTACGCGAAACACCGACCCGCAACAGTACAACACTGGCCCGTTCCATTATCCACAATATCGCCGAAAACCGGGTCATCCGGTCGCCCGAACAGGAGGAGTCCCTTTTGGCCCCCCTGGTGGCGTCGGCCACCCTGGAACAGGTCCAAAAGGCGTTCCGGGACAATTGGTCCGCCACGCATCGGCTGGTGCTGGTAACGGGCAATGCCGATCTCACCCAAACGTCACGCCCCTCCCCCCAGGCGCAAATCAGGGACGCATTCCTGGCCGCTGCGAAAGTTGCGGTCTCCCCCCCTGAAGCGGAAACGGCAACTCCGTTCCCCTACCTGCCGACACCGGCGGACATCGGCCAGGTGGCCTCCCGTGACGTCCTGGCGGATCTGGGGATTACACGAATTCAGCTGGCCAATGGCGTGCGGATCAACCTGAAACGGACCGATTACAAAACCAACGAAGTCCTGGCCAACCTGATTTTCGGCCATGGCCGGTCCAGTGAACCCGAGTCGCGTCCGGGACTCGGCCTGCTGGCCGAACCGACGGTGAATGAAAGTGGTCTGGGCGGCATGGACACCGACAAACTGGAACGTGCCATGGCAGGAAAAAGTACCTATGTGGACTTCCGGATTGGCGAGACCTATTTCAATTTTTTTGCTGAAAGTGTCAGCGATGAAATGGAGCTGCTCTTCCAACTGCTCTACGCCCATATCATCGATCCCGGTTTCCGTGATGATGCCCTGGCCCTGGCCCGCGAGCGATTGCACCAGGATTACCAGTCGGCCAGCCGGTCCATCGAAGGCATGCTGAAAATCGAAGGCACCCGTTTTCTCGCCGGCGGCGACAGCCGTTTCGGCATGCCCTCCTCCTTTTCAGCCATCAGGGCCATTGATCTGGCCGACATCCGCAACTGGATCATACCTCAGTTGAGCAGCGCTCCGCTGGAGTTGTCCATCGTCGGTGACATCGATGAAGCGACCGTCATCGAATTGGCTCGCCGCTATCTGGGGGCGTTGCCGGCCAAAAGCGAATCCAACGTCACCATGAGAACCACCCTGCCCCATCTGCCCGCAGGAAGCATCCGCAGGATCGCGGTCGATACCCAGATCCCCAAAGCCCTGGTGGTTTCAGCCTGGCAGACGGAGGATTTCTGGGACATCCACCGCACCCGACGGCTTTCGGTCCTGGCCGACGTTTTTTCCGAACGCCTGCGGGAACGGATTCGTGAAAAGCTGGGTGCGTCCTATTCCCCCTATGCGTTCAACCGGGCCAGTCGGGCCTATGACGGCTACGGCCTTTTCCAGGCGTATGTCAATGTGGCACCGGACCAGACGAGCGCCGTGCTCCAGGAAGTCAAGGCCATTGCCGCCGATCTGGTTCGAAAGGGCGTCACCGAGGATGAACGGCTGCGCGCGATCGATCCGATGCTCACCTCCATCAAGCAGTACCGGCAGACCAACGGCTACTGGCTCAACAGTGTCATGACCGCATCCGGCCGATCGCCCCAGCAGTTTGCATGGGCCCGCAGTTTCGTGGACGACTTCCGGGCGATCACCGTCGACGAACTGTCCCGGCTGGCCACCACCTATCTGATCCCGGAGCGTGCCGCTGCGGTTGTCATCGCACCGAAGGCACCATAAACGTAATACAAAAAAACGCGCCCCTGACCGGGACGCGTTTTTTGATTTCAGGCGGACTTGTCGGATCGGGTCAGGACGTTTTCCCATCCTTTGACTCAACGCTTTTCAGCAGGGCTGCCGGATCGAAAATAAAGCTGTCGTACTGCCATTTCTTCACGGAAAAGATCCAGGGCCCCAGCTGGTCGTTGATCTGCTGGGCGGTCATCACCGCCGGGGGCTTTTGCGCTGCCGGCGTCTTCTCCCCGTCGGCCTTGTCGTCCACCGGCGCCGTTTCGCTGTCATCGGCGTCGGCGGCGACCGTATCC
This window harbors:
- a CDS encoding M16 family metallopeptidase; amino-acid sequence: MSHHIAAGLTRSHRWYRHTALLTVLLIIFGGFGPTANHSGVFHSGIFSPQPAVAGPATAPGPGWAHETSDLKPDPNIVFGRLSNGFRYVLMQNQRPENRVSLHLFVHAGSLNETEDQRGVAHFLEHMLFNGSTHFPPGELIRYFQSIGMQFGNDANAHTGFNETVYDVILPQGDAQNLEKGLLVMQDYAMGALLLEEEVKRESGVILSEMRSRDSAGYRTFKATLTFELPDFLVSERLPIGKATVVRHANRKLLKSFYDAWYRPDNMMLVMVGDFSIPTAKPLIESRFGPFTARAAAAQPPVLGHIAHQGVQVFYHHEPEAGGTSVSIETIRSEPPAADTAQARHQRMIEAMADRIVQSRLDSRLKAPETPFTSAAVGSGTYLNHIRYSDISADSSAEKWSQTLAAIEQELRRALLYGFRQEELERVRKDVLKQLDNAVRETPTRNSTTLARSIIHNIAENRVIRSPEQEESLLAPLVASATLEQVQKAFRDNWSATHRLVLVTGNADLTQTSRPSPQAQIRDAFLAAAKVAVSPPEAETATPFPYLPTPADIGQVASRDVLADLGITRIQLANGVRINLKRTDYKTNEVLANLIFGHGRSSEPESRPGLGLLAEPTVNESGLGGMDTDKLERAMAGKSTYVDFRIGETYFNFFAESVSDEMELLFQLLYAHIIDPGFRDDALALARERLHQDYQSASRSIEGMLKIEGTRFLAGGDSRFGMPSSFSAIRAIDLADIRNWIIPQLSSAPLELSIVGDIDEATVIELARRYLGALPAKSESNVTMRTTLPHLPAGSIRRIAVDTQIPKALVVSAWQTEDFWDIHRTRRLSVLADVFSERLRERIREKLGASYSPYAFNRASRAYDGYGLFQAYVNVAPDQTSAVLQEVKAIAADLVRKGVTEDERLRAIDPMLTSIKQYRQTNGYWLNSVMTASGRSPQQFAWARSFVDDFRAITVDELSRLATTYLIPERAAAVVIAPKAP